CGTACCGGGTCTCCTCCAGGTCCATGGTCGCGGCCAGGTCCGGATCGGAGGTGACCCCGCTGACCGGCACCGGCCGGGTGTGCGGGGTGTCGCCGAGCAGTGCGCCGAGGATGACCACCATCTCGACACCCAGCTCGTGGGCGAAGCCCAGCAGCTCGTTGCAGAACGAGCGCCAGCGCATGGACGGTTCGATGCCGCGGACCAGCACCAGATCACGGGGCTTGTCACCACCGATGCGGACCACCGAGAGACGTGTCGTCGGCCACGTGACCTTGCGGACACCGCCGTCCAGCCACACGGTGGGGCGGTTGACCTGGAAGTCGTAGTAGTCCTCGGCGTCCAGCGCCGCGAAGACCTCGCCCTTCCATTCCCGGTCCAGATGTCCGACCGCGGTGGAGGCGGCGTCACCGGCGTCGTTCCAGCCCTCGAACGCGGCCACCATGACCGGGTCGATCAGCTCGGGTACACCCTCGAGCTCGATCACCCAGGCCTCCTTCCGAAGTTCCCTCGCGTATGCGTACGCACCAACCTTACGGGTTGGAGCATTCCCATCCGAAGCCCCTTTGCACGGGCGGGTGAACCTCGTCCGCCGATGTGCGGCACCGGTCGAATCGGGGCATCTGACTCCGGATTCATCCGAGCTGTGCGCCCTCGAATTTCTCCCCGCGCTGGACGAAGGGGCTTGTATGACGCTATACATCGGATGTTCGCTGTAGAGATCCGATGTTATTCCCCTGGGGGGCCGCGCATGAGTCAGACCGTCACGGACGTCGAGGTCCACGACATCCGCTTCCCGACGTCCCTGGAGCTGGACGGCTCGGACGCGATGAACCCCGACCCCGACTACTCCGCCGCCTACGTGGTGCTCCGCACCGACGCCCCGGGCGGACCGGACGGCGGTCTCCTCGAAGGACACGGGTTCTGCTTCACCATCGGCCGGGGCAACGACGTCATGGCCGTCGCCATCGAGGCCCTGAAGCCGTATCTGCTCGGCCGGCCCCTCCCGCGCACCGCGGCGGACCTCGGAGACCTGTACCGCGAGCTGACGCACGACTCGCAACTGCGCTGGCTCGGCCCGGAGAAGGGGGTCGCCCACATGGCGGCCGGGGCCGTCGTCAACGCCGCCTGGGACCTCGCGGCGAAGGCGGCCGGACTTCCCGTCTGGCAGTTCCTCGCGACGATGACCCCCGAGGAGCTCGTCTCCCTGGTGGACTTCCGCTACCTGACCGACGCCCTCACCCCCGAGGACGCGCTGGCCATCCTGCGCGCCGCCGAGCCGGGCCGCGCCGAGCGGACCGAGCGGCTGCTGGCCCAGGGGTACCCCGCCTACACCACCTCGCCCGGCTGGCTCGGGTACGACGACGACAAGCTCGTCCGCCTCGCGAAGGAGGCCGTCGCCGACGGCTTCACCCAGATCAAGCTGAAGGTCGGCGGCGACCGCGACGACGACGTGCGCCGCCTGAGGATCGCCCGTGAGGCGGTCGGCCCCGACGTCCGGATCGCCGTGGACGCCAACCAGCGCTGGGACGTGGCCGAGGCGGTGGAGTGGATGAGCGCCCTCGCCCCCTGGGACCCGCACTGGATCGAGGAGCCCACCAGCCCCGACGACATCCTCGCGCACGCCGCCATCCGGGCCGGCCAGCCGGTCAAGGTCGCCACCGGCGAACACGGCGCGAACCGGGTCGTGTTCAAGCAGCTGCTCCAGGCCGGGGCCGTGGACTTCGTGCAGATCGACGCGGCCCGGGTCGCCGGGGTCAACGAGAACCTCGCGATCCTGCTGCTCGCGGCGAAGTTCCAGGTGCCCGTCTGTCCGCACGCCGGCGGGGTCGGGCTCTGCGAACTGGTCCAGCACCTCTCCATGTTCGACTTCGTCGCCGTCTCCGGCACGTGGGAGGACCGGGTCATCGAGTACGTCGACCACCTGCACGAGCACTTCACCGAGCCCGCCGTCGTGACCGGCGGACGGTACGTCACCCCTCGCGGACCCGGGTTCTCGGCCCGGATGCTGCCCGCGTCGATCGCCGCACACCGCTACCCGGAGGGACCCGTCTGGGCGGCCCTCCCCGCCCTCCAGGAGGCCGACCGATGACCGGTACGAAGGATTTCGACGGGCTGTCCGCCCTGGTGACCGGAGGCGCGTCCGGCATCGGCGCCGCCGTCGCCACGCTGCTGCTGGAACGCGGCGCCCGGGTCGCGGTGCTCGACCGGGACACCGCCGGCGCCCCCGGGGGGACGTTCGCCGTGCAGGCGGACGTGACCGACGACGCGCAGGTCCGCGCGGCCGTCGACCGTGCCGCCGCCGAATTCGGCGGGTTGCACACCCTCGTCTCCAACGCGGGCATCGGCTCCATCGGCACCGTCGAGGAGAACGCCGACGACGAGTGGGCCCGGGTGCTGGACATCAACGTCCTCGGCATGGTCCGTACCGCCCGGCACGCCCTGCCGCACCTGCGGGCCGCGGCCCTGGAGCGGCCCGGCGCGGTCTCCATCACCCAGACCTGCTCCATCGCGGCCACCGCCGGACTGCCGCAGCGGGCCCTCTACAGCGCGAGCAAGGGCGCGGTCCTCTCCCTCACCCTCGCCATGGCCGCCGACCACGTCCGTGAAGGGGTCCGCGTCAACTGCGTCAACCCCGGTACCGCGGACACCCCGTGGATCGGACGGCTGCTCGGCCAGGCCGGGGACCCCGAGGCCGAACGGGCCGCGCTCAGCGCCCGTCAGCCGCTCGGCCGGCTGGTCTCGGCCGACGAGGTGGCCGCCGCGATCGTCTACCTGGCGAGCCCCGCCGCCGCCTCCGTCACCGGCACCGCCCTCGCCGTCGACGGCGGGATGCAGGGCCTCCGGCTGCGCCCCGCGTCGGACTGAGTACCCGCCGGCCGCCGGACCCGTCACCGTCGACGGACCGGAGGCCGGCGTCCCGCCCCTCCGGGAAGGCCGAGCGCCTTCCCGGAGGGGCCGCTCGCGTTCCGGGGAGGCCGACCGCGTGTCGGGAGGGTGTGCGTGCGTGCGTGTCAGTCGGACGGAGGGGCGCGCGTCTCAGAGGGTCGAACGCAGCCACTGCTCCACGCTCGCCACATGCACCGTCGCCCAGGCCCGCGCCGCCTCCGGGTCCCGGTCGCGCAAGGCGGCCAGGATCGCGCGGTGCTCCTGGAGGGTGCGGCTGAGCGCGTCCTCCTGGGTCAGGCCCCGCCAGACCCGCGCGCGGGTGGTCGGCCCCGACAGGCCGTCCAGCAGTGAGCAGAGCACGGTATTGCCCGAGGCCTGGACGATGCCCCGGTGGAAGTCCAGGTCGGCGGCGACCAGTTCCTCCACCGAGGGGGCGCTGCCCAGCGCGTCGAGCTGCGCGGCGAGCGCGTCCAGTTCGGCGTCCCCGATCCGGGAGGCGGCCATCGCGGTCGCCGCCGGCTCCAGGATGCGGCGGACCGCGAGAAACTCCAGCACCGTGTCGTCGCGGTGGAAGTCCACCACGAAACTCAGTGCCTCCAGCAGGAGTTGGGGGTCCAGGCTGGTGACGTAGGTGCCGTCGCCCTGCCGTACGTCGAGGATGCGGATCAGGGACAGGGCCCGCACCGCCTCGCGCAGGGAGTTGCGGGACAGCCCGAGGTCCGCGGCGAGTTCGCTCTCCTTCGGCAGCCGGTCGCCGGGGCGGAGCGCACCCGAGACGATCATGCCCTTGATCTTTTCGATCGCCTCGTCGGTGACAGCCATGACGGTCCTCCAGAGTGCGCAGGGGAATCAGACATCGGATGTCTCATCCCATTATGCGGGTCCGCCCCGCCCGCCTCCGCCGCGCTGAGCCGGGATCACTCCCACAGATCCGTCGGGGCCTCCCGGCGGACCACCGGAGCGATCTCCTCCGCGAACCGCTGCAGGGTCTCCACCTGCTCGGGACGGCTCAGACCGAAGCCGTCCACGGTGATCGACTGGAGGTCGTGGTGGTATTCCTCGTAATAGCCGAGGATCTTGTCGATGATCTGCTGAGGACTGCCGATCAGCTGCGGGCCGCCCGCGATGGCGTCCTCGATCGTCCGGAACGGAGTGTTGTACCCGGCCTTCCCCTCCAGGTGCGGCTTGAAGGACTGCCGTACCCGGGCTTCGTACAGCTCCTTGTACCGCTCCACCGCCTGCTGCGAACCGTCCGCGATCAGCAGCCCCCCGGATCCGGCCGCCACCCGGGCGTCCGCCGGATCGTGCCCGTACGCCTCGAACCGCTCGCGGTAGTGCGCGATCAGCCGCGCGTACGCCGCCTTCGGCTGGATGGCGTTGGCCGTGAAGAGGGGATCGCCGTGCTTGGCGGCCAGTTCGGTGGAGTGCAGGCTGGTCGCCGAGCCGTGCCAGACGCGCGGAGCGCCGTCGTACGGACGAGGCACGGTGGTGGTGTTCTTCAGCGGCGGGCGGAACTCCCCCTCCCAGTCCACCCCCTCCTCGGTCCACAGCCGGCGCAGCAGCTCGTACTTCTCTTCCTGGAGGTCCCACTGCCGGTCCTCGTCGAGCCCGAAGAGCGCGAAGTGGCCGGCCTCGGCGCCCTTCCCGACGACCAGTTCGAGCCGCCCCCGCGCTATCTGGTCGAGCGTGGCGTAGTCCTCGGCGACCCGGACCGGGTCGAGGATCGCGACCACCGTGACGCCCGTGAGCAACCGGATGGAGGTCGTCCGCGCGGCCACCGCACCCAGCACCACGGTGGGGCTCGACGAGAGGAAGGCACCGGCGTGCCGTTCACCGACGGCGTAAGCGTCGAAGCCGAGCCGCTCGGCGTCCGAGGCGGCCGCGATCACTTCGGCGAAGCGGTCGGCGGGGGAGAGGAGTTCGCCGGTCAGCGGGTGCGGGGCATGCCCGATCAGGGAGAGCACGGAGAATTTCATGCCCTCCACTGTTCTCGCCTTCCGTTGCGGCGGTGTGGCGGCAGCGTGGCGGGGCCGGGGCGTGGTCACCCCTCCCCGGCCCCGCCGTCCCTCCCTCAGCGGCGCTCCGCCAGCACCGACTCGACACCGGCCCGCACCTCGTCGGTGGCGAGCCCGCGGATCGTCAGCGTCGTCCGCCTGCGCAGCACGTCGTCGGCGGTCTCGGCCCACTCGTGGTCCCGCGCGTACACCACCTGCGCCCATATCTCCGGAGCGTCGGGGTGGACGCGGCGGGCGAGGGCCGGGTCTTCCTCCGCGAGCCGGGTGATCTCGAAGGCGAGCGAACCGTAGTGGGTGGCCAGGTGCCGGGCGGTGTCCGCCGCGAGTTCCGGCCCCGATCCGGCGCCGTCCGCCAGCAGCCGGTGCGTCACCGCTCCGGGACTGGCGATCCCGGGCAGCGCCAGCCGCTTCGGCAGACGGTCCATCGGCTCCATGGCATCGGTCAGCGGCCGGCCCGGGAGCGCGGCCAGCTTGTTCACCACGGCACGGCCGATGTGACGGAACGTCGTCCACTTGCCGCCCGCAACCGACAGCATCCCGCCGCGCCCCTCCGTCACGACCGTCTCGCGCTTGGCCTTCGAAGTGTCGCCCGGACCGCCCGGAAGCACCCGCAGCCCCGCGAAGGAGTACGTGATCAGGTCGCGCGAGAGCTGCTGGTCCCGGACGGAGAAGGCCGCCTCGTCCAGGATCTGCGCGGTGTCCTTCTCCGTCACCGTCAGGTCCTCGGGCTCGCCCTCGTACACCTCGTCCGTGGTGCCCAGCAGCAGCATGTCCTCCCAGGGCAGGGCGAAGGTGATCCGGTACGTGTCGATCGGCGTCGCCAGCGCCGCCCGCCAGGGGGCGGTGCGCCGCAGCACCAGGTGCGCGCCCTTCGACAGGCGTACGGAGGGGGCGGCGCCCGGGTCCTCCATCCGCCGCAGCCGGTCCACCCACGGGCCGGTGGCGTTCAGCACCAGGCGGGCGTCCACCCCGAACTCCGTACCGCTCACCCGGTCGGCCAGCTCCGCGCCGGTGACCCGGCCCCGGGTGAACCGGAGCCCGGTCACCGCCGCGTGGTTGAGCACGTCGACGCCGGCCGCGACCGCCGCGCGCACGGTCATCAGGGCCATCCGCGCGTCGTTCATCTGGTCGTCGCCGTAGACCGCGACCGCCTTCAGCCCGTCCGTACGCAGTTCGGGCACGTCCCGGCGGGCCCGCTGCGGGCTGATCACATGGCCGACGCCATCGCCGAACGCGGACAGCGCCGAGTAGGCGAAGACGCCCGCGCCGAGCTTGGCGGCCCCGTGCGGGCC
The DNA window shown above is from Streptomyces sp. NBC_00247 and carries:
- a CDS encoding glycerol-3-phosphate dehydrogenase/oxidase, with the translated sequence MTIPQSVPAPGTRPAAGPHPGRAETRERLSRTTYDLLVIGGGILGISTAWHAAQSGLRVALVDAGDFAGATSSASSKLLHGGLRYLQTGAVKLVAENHFERRAVSRQVAPHLANPLTFYLPVYKGGPHGAAKLGAGVFAYSALSAFGDGVGHVISPQRARRDVPELRTDGLKAVAVYGDDQMNDARMALMTVRAAVAAGVDVLNHAAVTGLRFTRGRVTGAELADRVSGTEFGVDARLVLNATGPWVDRLRRMEDPGAAPSVRLSKGAHLVLRRTAPWRAALATPIDTYRITFALPWEDMLLLGTTDEVYEGEPEDLTVTEKDTAQILDEAAFSVRDQQLSRDLITYSFAGLRVLPGGPGDTSKAKRETVVTEGRGGMLSVAGGKWTTFRHIGRAVVNKLAALPGRPLTDAMEPMDRLPKRLALPGIASPGAVTHRLLADGAGSGPELAADTARHLATHYGSLAFEITRLAEEDPALARRVHPDAPEIWAQVVYARDHEWAETADDVLRRRTTLTIRGLATDEVRAGVESVLAERR
- a CDS encoding FadR/GntR family transcriptional regulator; translated protein: MAVTDEAIEKIKGMIVSGALRPGDRLPKESELAADLGLSRNSLREAVRALSLIRILDVRQGDGTYVTSLDPQLLLEALSFVVDFHRDDTVLEFLAVRRILEPAATAMAASRIGDAELDALAAQLDALGSAPSVEELVAADLDFHRGIVQASGNTVLCSLLDGLSGPTTRARVWRGLTQEDALSRTLQEHRAILAALRDRDPEAARAWATVHVASVEQWLRSTL
- a CDS encoding LLM class flavin-dependent oxidoreductase, encoding MKFSVLSLIGHAPHPLTGELLSPADRFAEVIAAASDAERLGFDAYAVGERHAGAFLSSSPTVVLGAVAARTTSIRLLTGVTVVAILDPVRVAEDYATLDQIARGRLELVVGKGAEAGHFALFGLDEDRQWDLQEEKYELLRRLWTEEGVDWEGEFRPPLKNTTTVPRPYDGAPRVWHGSATSLHSTELAAKHGDPLFTANAIQPKAAYARLIAHYRERFEAYGHDPADARVAAGSGGLLIADGSQQAVERYKELYEARVRQSFKPHLEGKAGYNTPFRTIEDAIAGGPQLIGSPQQIIDKILGYYEEYHHDLQSITVDGFGLSRPEQVETLQRFAEEIAPVVRREAPTDLWE
- a CDS encoding SDR family NAD(P)-dependent oxidoreductase, with the protein product MTGTKDFDGLSALVTGGASGIGAAVATLLLERGARVAVLDRDTAGAPGGTFAVQADVTDDAQVRAAVDRAAAEFGGLHTLVSNAGIGSIGTVEENADDEWARVLDINVLGMVRTARHALPHLRAAALERPGAVSITQTCSIAATAGLPQRALYSASKGAVLSLTLAMAADHVREGVRVNCVNPGTADTPWIGRLLGQAGDPEAERAALSARQPLGRLVSADEVAAAIVYLASPAAASVTGTALAVDGGMQGLRLRPASD
- a CDS encoding enolase C-terminal domain-like protein gives rise to the protein MSQTVTDVEVHDIRFPTSLELDGSDAMNPDPDYSAAYVVLRTDAPGGPDGGLLEGHGFCFTIGRGNDVMAVAIEALKPYLLGRPLPRTAADLGDLYRELTHDSQLRWLGPEKGVAHMAAGAVVNAAWDLAAKAAGLPVWQFLATMTPEELVSLVDFRYLTDALTPEDALAILRAAEPGRAERTERLLAQGYPAYTTSPGWLGYDDDKLVRLAKEAVADGFTQIKLKVGGDRDDDVRRLRIAREAVGPDVRIAVDANQRWDVAEAVEWMSALAPWDPHWIEEPTSPDDILAHAAIRAGQPVKVATGEHGANRVVFKQLLQAGAVDFVQIDAARVAGVNENLAILLLAAKFQVPVCPHAGGVGLCELVQHLSMFDFVAVSGTWEDRVIEYVDHLHEHFTEPAVVTGGRYVTPRGPGFSARMLPASIAAHRYPEGPVWAALPALQEADR